The Geomonas ferrireducens DNA segment CGCCATGATATCCACCATCTTTTTCTTCGACACCCTGAGAAACGCCGCCCACGACTGCTTCGAAGAGGCACAGTCCGAAGGGTTCGTCACCTGCGTCGAGGGTATCCCGGTCATCGACCAAAACTACCCGCACCGCCGTCTGGCCCGGCTCTCCTTCGCCATCCGCGGCAGGATGCAGAAAAGGTCCTAGCCCCTGAACCAGAGCAGTGCCACGACGAAACACGAGGTGACCAGGGTCAGGACGATGGCGAAGATGAAGGCGATGCGTATGACGAGGCTCTCCTCCCCGATCCTGTCGATGGCGGCGGCCGCGTTCTGGAGCTTCGCCGGTGAAACAACGCTGGCGAGTCCTCCCCCGAAGGCGAGCCCTGCGGTTATGATCAGCATCGCATCGGTGGACATCTTGAGGTTGCGAGCCGTCGACATGGCGTACTTGGCGAACATGGCGATGGTGGACGCCTCGCTCCCCGTTATAAAGCCCCCGAAAAGCCCTATGAAAGCGACCACCTGCCCGTACGCCCCCTGGAACAGCTGGGCCGATGCGTCGGCTAAGACGCGCACCATGCTTGGCGAGGCGAACTGGTGCGTTACCATGTCGTACCCGGTCATGTTCATCACCTCGCCGATGGCGAAGAAGATGGCGGCGGCGAACACCGGGCGGGGCGCCCGCTTGAGCCATACTGCGCCTGCCTCGCGCAGCTGCTGCCCGGTGGGGCGCAGGAAGGGGAGTGCCAGCAGCGTGCTGGCGAGGATCCAGGTGTAGGCCTGCCAGAGGGCGCGGGTGTCGATCGGTTTGCCGTCGGCGGAAAGCCCTGCGACCGGCAGCTTCAGGGTGCGGTACAGGAGGTCGAACATCTCCTTCGGGAGGTTCAGGGCGAGGATGAGGAGCACCAGCAAAAGCCACGGCATCACGGCGCGCCAGAGCGGAAAGGCGCGGCAGAAGGCGAGTTCGTCCTTGGTCAGCCGGCTCTGATCCAGTACCGGATGCCCGGTGACGATCAGGTATAGCGCCATGGCGATGATCACGGCGATGCCGCAAATCACCCCGGTGAGCACCACGAGGTTGTCGTAGCGGTTGGTGAAGGAGGCGACCACGCCGATCACGCCGCCCGTTATGAGGCAGGGAAGAAAGCCGCTTTTGATCCCTTCCCAGCGCCCGACCATCCAGAGCATGCAGAACCCGATCAGGGTGGATACCACCGGCAGGAAAAGGCAGAACACCATCCCCGCCTGATGCAGGGTGATCTCCCCCTTGCCGAGGAAGCTGTTCGCGATGTCCACGAAGACGACGATGGGAGCGCCCAGGAGGGCGTAGGTGCAGAGGGAATCGTAGCCGATGGCGGGGAGCGCCACCGCGACCGTGCTCGAGTACCCCATGGCGAGGAGGATCGGCGGCAGGATCGAGACGGGAGTCGCCCCGACCGCCACCATGAGCGTGCCGAAGCCTATGTTGATCATCATGATCTGCACCGCCCGGTTTTCGCTGGCGATGGTCTTTATGAAGATGGTGATGCGCTTGAGCGCGCCGGTCTTCTCCATCACCGCCATCTGCAGAAGCGACGTGGCGACGATGAGCGACACCGAAAAGGAGCGGATGAGTCCCGCCGCGGTGGAGCGCAGGATCACCTCGGCGGAGGTCTCAAAGCCGAGCCAGGCGACGAGCGAGATGACGATCCACCCCGCGAGGCCGCTTATGTCGGCCGCCTTGCGCAATACCAGTAGAAGAACGAGGATGACGAGAATGGGAAGCAGGGTAAGCAGCAGCGGGGACATCGATGAGGCTCCTTTCGGGAGTGACTTTGTGCCGCAGGCTTTACCAGGCACAAGCGCCCCATCATAAAGGAACCAGCCTCACGGTTCCAGAAATAAATGCTCATTTGCCGTCTCTTTGGAAGGAAGTGTTGTGGCTTTTGTGCCGTTGTGGCACAATCCGCGGCTTCCTCTGCCGAGGAGCACCATTCAAAGCAACAGGAGTACCCCCATGAACATTGAATCGATCCCGCGCAGGGAGCTTTCCTCCATACTCAACCGCATGCCCAAGGCGGAACTGCACATACACATAGAAGGTTCGCTGGAGCCGGAACTGATCTTCGAAATGGCACAGAGAAACGGCATCAAGCTCGATTACCCCTCCATCGAGGAGCTGCGTGCGGCCTACGCCTTCACCGACCTGCAGAGCTTCCTCGACATCTACTACGCGGGCGCCGGCGTGCTGCAGACCGAACAGGACTTCTTCGACATGGCCTGGAGCTACCTGAACCGCGCCAAGGCCGACAACGTGCTCCATGCCGAGATCTTCTTCGATCCGCAGACGCACACCTCGCGCGGCATCCCCTTTGCGACGGTGATAGGCGGACTGGACCGTGCGGTGCGTCGCGGACGGGAAGAGCTCGGCGTTTCCGCTTCGCTGATCCTCTGCTTTCTGCGCCATCTAAGCGAAGAGGAGGCCTTTGCCGCCCTGGAGGAAGCGCTGCCGTACCGCGACCTCTTCACAGGTGTCGGGCTGGACAGCGGCGAGCGGGGCAACCCGCCCGTGAAGTTCGCACGGGTTTTCGCACGCTGCCGGGAACTGGGGCTGCACATCGTCGCGCATGCCGGCGAAGAGGGGCCGGCGGACTACATCCGCGATGCCCTGGACATCCTGAAGGCGGAGCGCATCGATCACGGCGTGCGCTGCTTGGAGGACCCCGACCTCGTGGCCCGGCTGGCGCGTGAGAGGGTGCCGCTCACGGTCTGCCCGCTTTCCAACGTGAAGCTCGCCGTCTTCCACGAGATGCACGACCACAACCTGGGTAGGCTACTTCAGGCCGGCATCGCCGCCACCGTCAACTCGGACGACCCCGCGTATTTCGGAGGCTATCTGAACGACAACTACGCGGCGACCTTCGCGGCCCTGCCGGAGCTCGGCGCGCGCGAGGCGTACCGACTGGCGCGAAACAGTTTCGAGGCGTCTTTCGTTGCCGAAGAGGTGAAAAATGGGTGGGTGACGGCGCTCGACGAGTTCTTCGCCGTCGCATGCGGGGAAAAGGCCTGAAATAAAGCGGCCGCGGAGGGTATCTGAGACTGCCTTTTGCGCTCAGATAACACCCCGTGGCCGCTTTTGTCACACGCTGCGTTTCATCAAATCTTGCGCAGTTTTACCGTTTCTTCTTCCTTCCTCTCGATGCGGTCCTTCCTGCCCAGGGTGCGCATCAGGCTGTTGCAGGTCTGCACCAGTTTTTCAAGCTGACCGTTCTCGCCGTAGACCTCGCTGTAAAAGATGTTCTCCATGATGTGCATGCGCCCGACGTTGCTGCTTGCCTTACGCAACTGCATGCCGATCGACCATTGCATGCGTTGCAGTTGCAGTGATTTCTCCTGGGTTCTGGCCACGCAGGCCTTCTTCACGGCTTCGTCCGCCAGTTCATCGAACAGGGCGGGGTCCCTCTTGTATAGTTCCCGCAGTTCT contains these protein-coding regions:
- a CDS encoding adenosine deaminase; its protein translation is MNIESIPRRELSSILNRMPKAELHIHIEGSLEPELIFEMAQRNGIKLDYPSIEELRAAYAFTDLQSFLDIYYAGAGVLQTEQDFFDMAWSYLNRAKADNVLHAEIFFDPQTHTSRGIPFATVIGGLDRAVRRGREELGVSASLILCFLRHLSEEEAFAALEEALPYRDLFTGVGLDSGERGNPPVKFARVFARCRELGLHIVAHAGEEGPADYIRDALDILKAERIDHGVRCLEDPDLVARLARERVPLTVCPLSNVKLAVFHEMHDHNLGRLLQAGIAATVNSDDPAYFGGYLNDNYAATFAALPELGAREAYRLARNSFEASFVAEEVKNGWVTALDEFFAVACGEKA
- a CDS encoding L-lactate permease, whose product is MSPLLLTLLPILVILVLLLVLRKAADISGLAGWIVISLVAWLGFETSAEVILRSTAAGLIRSFSVSLIVATSLLQMAVMEKTGALKRITIFIKTIASENRAVQIMMINIGFGTLMVAVGATPVSILPPILLAMGYSSTVAVALPAIGYDSLCTYALLGAPIVVFVDIANSFLGKGEITLHQAGMVFCLFLPVVSTLIGFCMLWMVGRWEGIKSGFLPCLITGGVIGVVASFTNRYDNLVVLTGVICGIAVIIAMALYLIVTGHPVLDQSRLTKDELAFCRAFPLWRAVMPWLLLVLLILALNLPKEMFDLLYRTLKLPVAGLSADGKPIDTRALWQAYTWILASTLLALPFLRPTGQQLREAGAVWLKRAPRPVFAAAIFFAIGEVMNMTGYDMVTHQFASPSMVRVLADASAQLFQGAYGQVVAFIGLFGGFITGSEASTIAMFAKYAMSTARNLKMSTDAMLIITAGLAFGGGLASVVSPAKLQNAAAAIDRIGEESLVIRIAFIFAIVLTLVTSCFVVALLWFRG
- a CDS encoding DUF3135 domain-containing protein translates to MSTRREFTSYTPGELRELYKRDPALFDELADEAVKKACVARTQEKSLQLQRMQWSIGMQLRKASSNVGRMHIMENIFYSEVYGENGQLEKLVQTCNSLMRTLGRKDRIERKEEETVKLRKI